The following proteins are encoded in a genomic region of Coffea eugenioides isolate CCC68of chromosome 6, Ceug_1.0, whole genome shotgun sequence:
- the LOC113775058 gene encoding putative late blight resistance protein homolog R1B-16 — MKNLIRFVTLYGVENTELGPLLVHTEAVAINAARLSYKCQFKKGFGPPKDVQESISELLQKIIPVEPQVLETCIKALTASKLSRQSYGDTDEHLLRDFFHSLLCNLWEKLKHGTCPVILQQLQMFYEGLNSLRTILVDKPKMFDEKVRDPTRVVNCYGGDFISPLSLNAIKDAIQAKDMDLVCTELLGIIKLIDAKITEKCPESSSFNFPKTNGLGFVDSLLEKMMDVTSSEAGSIALIDHPIQKVLEELDCLRSLLRKIVELHNEDEDVQAIWNRIVGVAYRIEFLIDSLITGNILDSSSMSIHSILEEMNIIKAAALKICDSERLGGKVKEVTKRFNHMPQQGSKPIVNDVVVGFEDETASIINQLRNGSRQVRIVSIVGMPGCGKTTLARKVYNDSSVKSHFYERVWCTVSQIYQKRNLLLQILTCIESKLPEDVFKMGEEDLALQVKRHLLKNRYLIVLDDVWDIDAWNGLEASFPDDGNGSRVILTSRLRGVAPQAKLDHEPYSLPQLTPNETWDLLKGKLYPGQDLAPPELCEIRQQVVEMCQGLPLTVVILAGILSRMDRYGWKEAVEGLSSRNVSSTEQCTATLELSYKHLPDTLKACFLYFGGFPEDHEHNTKRLISLWVAEGFVQKNQPKRLEDVANDYLMELIGRSLVTVSKPRSIDGVKACRIHDLLYEFCVTKAKEENFSRLVRRDDKLSDINVPCYLRRLCIDSNPEHFDKLRLFAPAIRRLLFLSSGMGNEVYFDFRFIFHIIKLVTVLDLSQIGLDPFPRELELLVHLRYLAILGQGKLDLPPSICNLPNLETLIWRNSSFHCSVSLPDTIWNLKKLRHLELISEGHKYYCFFFPSDNLDNSSQLRDLDFLACLSLDPEENISKLLRKFPNIRKLRCSVNLKPDVEHHVAMDCLSQLESLSLSRVLYGYQQFHIDFQFPLSIKRLTLTYFGKPWRKMAAIGNLPNLEVLKLLEEAFEGEIWEMEAEKFPNVRFLKLASLNIVKWTASSEYEYEDQDYFPRLQKLVLESCDALQEIPSCLGNSSTLEIIEVSKCPNCTSSLEEIQEEQRSNGYTDLKILIS, encoded by the coding sequence TCATACGGAGACACAGATGAGCATCTGTTGAGAGACTTCTTCCATTCTCTCCTGTGTAATCTTTGGGAGAAACTAAAGCATGGTACTTGTCCTGTGATTTTGCAGCAACTACAAATGTTTTACGAGGGGCTAAATTCCTTGAGAACCATTCTCGTTGATAAGCCAAAGATGTTTGATGAGAAAGTAAGAGATCCAACCCGAGTCGTGAACTGTTATGGAGGAGATTTTATTTCCCCTCTCTCTCTGAATGCAATCAAAGACGCTATACAAGCCAAGGATATGGACCTTGTGTGTACTGAGTTGTTGGGAATAATTAAGCTCATTGATGCAAAAATCACAGAGAAGTGTCCAGAATCATCATCATTCAATTTTCCCAAGACCAATGGATTGGGCTTTGTTGATTCCCTTCTAGAAAAGATGATGGATGTGACGAGTTCTGAGGCTGGTTCGATTGCTTTGATCGATCATCCAATTCAAAAAGTCCTGGAAGAACTTGATTGTTTACGCTCTTTGCTGAGGAAAATTGTGGAGCTGCACAACGAAGACGAGGACGTCCAGGCAATTTGGAATCGTATTGTTGGGGTGGCATATAGGATAGAGTTTCTTATTGACTCCTTAATAACTGGAAATATCTTAGATTCTTCTTCAATGtccattcattccattttagaAGAAATGAACATCATTAAAGCTGCGGCCTTGAAGATTTGTGATAGCGAAAGACTTGGTGGAAAAGTTAAGGAAGTAACGAAGAGATTCAATCACATGCCACAACAAGGAAGTAAGCCAATAGTCAATGATGTGGTGGTGGGATTCGAGGATGAGACGGCATCGATAATCAATCAACTCAGAAATGGATCACGCCAAGTGAGAATTGTTTCCATTGTGGGTATGCCGGGATGCGGTAAGACAACTTTGGCTAGAAAAGTGTACAATGATTCTTCAGTGAAGTCCCATTTTTATGAGCGTGTTTGGTGTACTGTTtctcaaatatatcaaaagagAAATCTGTTGCTTCAAATTTTGACTTGTATTGAGTCCAAGCTTCCTGAGGATGTTTTTAAGATGGGTGAAGAAGATCTGGCTCTTCAAGTCAAAAGACATTTGCTGAAAAACAGATATCTCATTGTTTTGGACGATGTATGGGACATTGATGCATGGAACGGATTGGAAGCCTCATTCCCTGATGATGGAAATGGAAGTAGAGTTATCTTGACAAGTCGGCTCCGTGGTGTTGCTCCGCAAGCCAAACTTGACCATGAACCGTATTCTCTTCCTCAACTCACTCCTAATGAGACCTGGGATTTGCTAAAAGGGAAGTTATATCCTGGACAAGATTTGGCTCCTCCAGAACTATGTGAAATTCGACAGCAAGTCGTGGAAATGTGTCAAGGACTACCTCTTACGGTTGTCATTCTTGCCGGAATTCTCTCAAGGATGGACCGATATGGTTGGAAAGAAGCTGTGGAAGGTTTAAGTTCAAGGAATGTTTCTAGTACGGAACAGTGTACCGCTACATTAGAGCTGAGTTACAAACATTTACCTGATACTTTGAAGgcatgttttctttattttggaggCTTTCCAGAAGACCATGAACACAATACCAAGAGGCTGATTTCTCTATGGGTCGCTGAAGGATTTGTTCAAAAAAATCAGCCCAAGAGATTGGAGGATGTGGCAAATGATTACCTGATGGAACTCATTGGCAGAAGCTTAGTCACAGTTTCCAAACCAAGATCCATTGATGGGGTCAAAGCTTGTCGCATTCACGATTTGTTATATGAGTTTTGCGTGACAAAAGCCAAAGAAGAAAACTTTTCGCGGCTGGTACGTAGGGATGATAAACTATCTGATATCAATGTGCCATGCTACCTACGCCGTTTATGCATTGATTCTAATCCTGAGCACTTTGACAAGTTAAGGTTATTTGCTCCTGCCATACGCCGTCTATTATTCTTAAGTAGTGGCATGGGCAACGAAGTATATTTTGATTTTAGGTtcatttttcacatcatcaAACTTGTTACAGTGTTAGATTTGAGCCAAATTGGACTCGACCCCTTTCCTAGAGAGTTAGAACTGCTTGTTCACTTGCGCTACTTGGCGATTCTAGGTCAAGGTAAACTCGATCTCCCACCATCAATATGCAATCTCCCGAATTTAGAAACTTTGATTTGGCGAAATTCTTCATTTCATTGTTCAGTTTCACTACCAGATACCATATGGAACCTGAAGAAACTAAGGCATTTAGAACTAATTAGTGAGGGCCATAagtattattgtttcttcttcCCTAGCGACAATCTTGACAATTCGTCACAGTTGCGTGACTTAGATTTCTTGGCCTGTTTGTCTCTCGATCCTGAGGAAAACATCAGCAAGCTGTTGAGAAAGTTTCCAAATATCCGCAAACTGAGATGCTCTGTCAATCTCAAGCCAGATGTTGAACATCATGTAGCAATGGATTGTCTAAGTCAGTTGGAATCACTCAGTCTGAGTCGCGTCCTATACGGTTATCAGCAATTTCATATAGATTTCCAATTTCCTTTGAGTATTAAAAGGTTGACCCTGACTTATTTTGGCAAGCCGTGGAGAAAAATGGCAGCAATTGGAAATCTGCCAAATCTTGAGGTGCTCAAATTACTCGAGGAAGCCTTTGAGGGGGAAATATGGGAAATGGAAGCAGAGAAGTTCCCTAATGTTCGCTTCTTGAaattagcttccttgaacattGTGAAGTGGACAGCCTCCTCCGAGTATGAGTACGAGGACCAGGACTATTTTCCTCGTCTCCAGAAGTTAGTGTTGGAAAGCTGTGATGCATTGCAGGAGATCCCTTCTTGTTTGGGAAATAGTTCAACTCTTGAAATAATTGAGGTGTCTAAATGTCCCAACTGTACCAGTTCATTGGAGGAAATTCAGGAAGAGCAAAGAAGCAATGGATATACCGatctgaagatccttatctcATGA
- the LOC113774149 gene encoding putative late blight resistance protein homolog R1B-12, which produces MASTSITCIPSILDNLQALENDCPEFPNGQQKYLKRMLRYLRTFLLCARKYSNDDVQLPFDNKMNQADNHYASLEALAVRIGDAIPKWAKEIQSSDQPWDTVHDLEKDIKSFEQEICEWYVFFLGSSSQQSSNSLVRKDDLMEFMDSLLENLVNYWSWIRPAHEVRLIKALEEKLAFMKNFIRFVKLYGVQNTELGPLLVHTETVAINAARLSYKCQFKKGFGPPKDVVESISELLQKIIPVEHQVLETCIQALAASKLSRQSHGDTDEHLLRDFFHSLLCNLWEKLKHGTCPVILRQLQMFYEGLNSLRTILKEKPKEFDEKVRDPTRVVKCYGGDFISPLSLNAIKDAIQAKDMDIVCSELLEIIKLIDAVITEKCPESSSFNFPKTNGLGFVDSLLEKMMDVTSSEAGSIALIDHPIQKVQEELVCLRSLLRKIVKLHNEDEDVQAIWNRIVGVAYRIEFLIDSLITGNIFDSSSMSIHSILEEMNIIKAAALKICGSERLGGEVKELTKRFNHMPQQGSKPIVNDVVVGFEDETASIINGLRNGSCQVKIVSIVGMPGCGKTTLARKVYNDSSMKSHFYERAWCTVSQIYHKRNLLLQILTSIESKLPEDVFKMGEEDLALQVKRRLLKNRYLIVLDDVWDIDAWNGLEASFPDDGNGSRVILTSRLRGVASQDQLDHEPYSLRQLAPNESWDLLKGKLYPGQDLAPPELCEIRQQVVEMCQGLPLTVVILAGILSRMDRHDWKEAVEGLSSRNVSSTEQCTATLELSYKHLPDTLKACFLYFGAFPEDHEHNTKRLISLWVAEGFVQKTHPKRSEDVANDYLMELISRSLVTVSKPRSIDGVKACRIHDLLYEFCVTKAKEENFSRLVRRDDKLSDINVPFFLRRLCIDSKVEHFDNLR; this is translated from the exons ATGGCCTCCACTAGTATCACTTGTATTCCTTCCATCTTGGATAATCTGCAAGCGCTGGAGAACGATTGTCCAGAATTTCCAAATGGGCAGCAGAAGTACCTGAAACGCATGCTAAGATATCTGAGAACATTTCTTCTGTGTGCGAGAAAATACAGCAACGATGATGTGCAATTACCATTTGACAACAAAATGAACCAGGCAGATAATCATTATGCAAGCCTAGAAGCTCTGGCAGTTCGGATTGGAGATGCCATTCCCAAGTGGGCAAAGGAGATCCAATCTTCTGATCAGCCTTGGGATACGGTCCATGATTTAGAAAAAGACATTAAATCCTTCGAACAAGAAATTTGCGAATGGTATGTCTTTTTCTTGGGTTCCTCGTCACAGCAGTCCAGTAATTCGCTCGTTCGAAAAGATGACCTCATGGAATTCATGGATTCTCTTCTGGAGAATCTAGTGAATTATTGGTCATGGATTCGGCCGGCACATGAAGTTCGACTAATTAAAGCCCTTGAAGAGAAGCTGGCGTTCATGAAAAACTtcatccgttttgtcaaactgTATGGTGTTCAAAACACAGAATTGGGACCTTTGTTGGTTCACACTGAAACCGTGGCTATCAATGCAGCACGCCTCTCTTATAAGTGCCAGTTTAAGAAGGGTTTCGGACCGCCCAAGGATGTCGTGGAAAGCATTTCGGAACTGCTGCAGAAGATTATTCCTGTTGAACATCAAGTCCTTGAGACTTGTATCCAGGCCCTGGCTGCTTCAAAGTTATCAAGACAATCACATGGAGACACAGATGAGCATCTGTTGAGAGACTTCTTCCATTCCCTCCTGTGTAATCTTTGGGAGAAACTAAAGCATGGTACTTGTCCTGTGATTTTGCGTCAGCTGCAAATGTTTTACGAGGGGTTAAATTCCTTGAGAACCATTTTGAAGGAGAAGCCAAAGGAGTTCGATGAGAAAGTAAGAGATCCTACTCGAGTCGTGAAATGTTATGGAGGAGATTTTATTTCCCCACTCTCTCTGAATGCAATCAAAGACGCCATACAAGCCAAGGATATGGATATTGTGTGTTCTGAGTTATTGGAAATAATTAAGCTCATCGATGCAGTAATCACAGAGAAGTGTCCAGAATCATCATCATTCAATTTTCCTAAGACCAATGGACTGGGCTTTGTTGATTCCCTTCTGGAAAAGATGATGGATGTGACAAGTTCTGAGGCTGGCTCGATTGCTTTGATCGATCATCCAATTCAAAAAGTCCAGGAAGAACTTGTTTGTTTACGCTCTTTGCTGAGGAAAATTGTGAAGCTGCACAATGAAGACGAGGACGTCCAGGCAATTTGGAATCGTATTGTTGGGGTGGCATATAGGATAGAGTTTCTTATTGACTCCTTAATAACTGGAAATATCTTTGATTCTTCTTCAATGtccattcattccattttagaAGAAATGAACATCATTAAAGCTGCAGCCTTGAAGATTTGTGGTAGCGAAAGACTTGGTGGAGAAGTAAAGGAACTAACGAAGAGATTCAATCACATGCCACAACAAGGAAGTAAGCCAATAGTCAATGATGTGGTGGTGGGATTCGAGGATGAGACGGCATCGATAATCAATGGACTCAGAAATGGATCATGCCAAGTGAAAATTGTTTCCATTGTGGGTATGCCGGGATGCGGTAAGACAACTTTGGCTAGAAAAGTGTACAATGATTCTTCAATGAAGTCCCATTTTTATGAGCGTGCTTGGTGTACTGTTTCTCAAATATATCACAAGAGAAATCTGTTGCTTCAAATTTTGACTTCTATTGAGTCCAAGCTTCCTGAGGATGTTTTTAAGATGGGTGAAGAAGATCTGGCTCTTCAAGTCAAAAGACGTTTGCTGAAAAACAGATATCTCATTGTTTTGGACGATGTATGGGACATTGATGCATGGAACGGATTGGAAGCCTCATTCCCTGATGATGGAAATGGAAGTAGAGTTATCTTGACAAGTCGGCTCCGTGGTGTTGCTTCCCAAGACCAACTCGACCATGAACCATATTCTCTTCGTCAACTCGCTCCTAATGAGAGCTGGGATTTGCTAAAAGGGAAGTTATATCCTGGACAAGATTTGGCTCCTCCAGAACTATGTGAAATTCGACAGCAAGTCGTGGAAATGTGTCAAGGACTACCTCTTACGGTTGTCATTCTTGCCGGAATTCTCTCAAGGATGGACCGACATGATTGGAAAGAAGCTGTGGAAGGTTTAAGTTCAAGGAATGTTTCTAGTACGGAACAATGTACCGCTACATTAGAGCTGAGTTACAAACATTTACCTGATACTTTGAAGgcatgttttctttattttggagcCTTTCCAGAAGACCATGAACACAATACCAAGAGGTTGATTTCTCTATGGGTCGCTGAAGGTTTTGTTCAAAAAACTCATCCCAAGAGATCAGAGGATGTGGCAAATGATTACCTGATGGAACTTATTAGCAGAAGCTTAGTCACAGTTTCCAAACCAAGATCCATTGATGGGGTCAAAGCCTGTCGCATTCACGATTTGTTGTATGAGTTTTGCGTGACAAAAGCCAAAGAAGAAAACTTTTCACGGCTGGTACGCAGGGATGATAAACTATCTGATATCAATGTGCCATTCTTCCTACGCCGCTTATGCATTGATTCTAAGGTGGAGCACTTTGACAACTTGAG GTAA
- the LOC113775059 gene encoding putative late blight resistance protein homolog R1A-3 isoform X2, with the protein MDEVDKNYHFRFPENNLDNSSQLCDLDILSCLSLNPRKNINKLLRKFPNIRKLRSSLNLDQGCEYHVAMDCLSHLESLSLSCVVYGGDRYQLDFQFPLTIKKLTLSYFRLPWSKMAAIGNLPNLEVLKLLKQAFEGEIWEMEAEKFPSVRFLKLASLNIVKWTASSEYEYEDQYYFPRLQKLVLESCDALQEIPSCLGNSSTLEIIEMSKCPNSTSYSYSKFGKSK; encoded by the exons ATGGACGAGGTCGATAAGAATTATCATTTTAGATTCCCTGAGAACAACCTTGACAACTCTTCACAGTTGTGTGACTTAGATATCTTGTCCTGTCTAAGCCTCAATCCTCGGAAGAACATCAACAAGCTGTTGAGAAAGTTTCCAAATATCCGCAAGCTGAGAAGCTCTCTTAATCTCGATCAGGGCTGTGAATATCATGTAGCAATGGATTGTCTAAGTCATTTGGAATCACTCAGTCTGAGTTGCGTTGTTTACGGCGGTGACCGATATCAGTTAGATTTCCAATTTCCTTTGACCATTAAAAAATTGACCCTATCTTATTTTCGCTTGCCATGGAGCAAAATGGCAGCAATTGGAAATCTACCCAATCTTGAGGTGCTCAAATTACTCAAACAAGCCTTTGAGGGGGAAATATGGGAAATGGAAGCAGAGAAGTTCCCTAGTGTTCGTTTCTTGAaattagcttccttgaacattGTGAAGTGGACAGCCTCCTCCGAGTATGAATACGAGGACCAGTACTATTTTCCTCGTCTCCAGAAGCTAGTGTTGGAAAGCTGTGATGCATTGCAGGAGATCC CTTCTTGTTTGGGAAATAGTTCAACTCTTGAAATAATTGAGATGTCTAAATGTCCCAACTCTACAAGTTACAGTTACAGCAAATTCGGGAAGAGCAAATAA
- the LOC113775059 gene encoding putative late blight resistance protein homolog R1B-16 isoform X1, translating into MDEVDKNYHFRFPENNLDNSSQLCDLDILSCLSLNPRKNINKLLRKFPNIRKLRSSLNLDQGCEYHVAMDCLSHLESLSLSCVVYGGDRYQLDFQFPLTIKKLTLSYFRLPWSKMAAIGNLPNLEVLKLLKQAFEGEIWEMEAEKFPSVRFLKLASLNIVKWTASSEYEYEDQYYFPRLQKLVLESCDALQEIPSCLGNSSTLEIIEVSKCPNCTSSLEEIQEEQRSNGYTDLKILIS; encoded by the coding sequence ATGGACGAGGTCGATAAGAATTATCATTTTAGATTCCCTGAGAACAACCTTGACAACTCTTCACAGTTGTGTGACTTAGATATCTTGTCCTGTCTAAGCCTCAATCCTCGGAAGAACATCAACAAGCTGTTGAGAAAGTTTCCAAATATCCGCAAGCTGAGAAGCTCTCTTAATCTCGATCAGGGCTGTGAATATCATGTAGCAATGGATTGTCTAAGTCATTTGGAATCACTCAGTCTGAGTTGCGTTGTTTACGGCGGTGACCGATATCAGTTAGATTTCCAATTTCCTTTGACCATTAAAAAATTGACCCTATCTTATTTTCGCTTGCCATGGAGCAAAATGGCAGCAATTGGAAATCTACCCAATCTTGAGGTGCTCAAATTACTCAAACAAGCCTTTGAGGGGGAAATATGGGAAATGGAAGCAGAGAAGTTCCCTAGTGTTCGTTTCTTGAaattagcttccttgaacattGTGAAGTGGACAGCCTCCTCCGAGTATGAATACGAGGACCAGTACTATTTTCCTCGTCTCCAGAAGCTAGTGTTGGAAAGCTGTGATGCATTGCAGGAGATCCCTTCTTGTTTGGGAAATAGTTCAACTCTTGAAATAATTGAGGTGTCAAAATGTCCCAACTGTACCAGTTCATTGGAGGAAATTCAGGAAGAGCAAAGAAGCAATGGATATACCGatctgaagatccttatctcATAA
- the LOC113775059 gene encoding putative late blight resistance protein homolog R1A-3 isoform X3: MDEVDKNYHFRFPENNLDNSSQLCDLDILSCLSLNPRKNINKLLRKFPNIRKLRSSLNLDQGCEYHVAMDCLSHLESLSLSCVVYGGDRYQLDFQFPLTIKKLTLSYFRLPWSKMAAIGNLPNLEVLKLLKQAFEGEIWEMEAEKFPSVRFLKLASLNIVKWTASSEYEYEDQYYFPRLQKLVLESCDALQEIPSCLGNSSTLEIIEMSKCPNSTSYSYSKFGKSK, from the exons ATGGACGAGGTCGATAAGAATTATCATTTTAGATTCCCTGAGAACAACCTTGACAACTCTTCACAGTTGTGTGACTTAGATATCTTGTCCTGTCTAAGCCTCAATCCTCGGAAGAACATCAACAAGCTGTTGAGAAAGTTTCCAAATATCCGCAAGCTGAGAAGCTCTCTTAATCTCGATCAGGGCTGTGAATATCATGTAGCAATGGATTGTCTAAGTCATTTGGAATCACTCAGTCTGAGTTGCGTTGTTTACGGCGGTGACCGATATCAGTTAGATTTCCAATTTCCTTTGACCATTAAAAAATTGACCCTATCTTATTTTCGCTTGCCATGGAGCAAAATGGCAGCAATTGGAAATCTACCCAATCTTGAGGTGCTCAAATTACTCAAACAAGCCTTTGAGGGGGAAATATGGGAAATGGAAGCAGAGAAGTTCCCTAGTGTTCGTTTCTTGAaattagcttccttgaacattGTGAAGTGGACAGCCTCCTCCGAGTATGAATACGAGGACCAGTACTATTTTCCTCGTCTCCAGAAGCTAGTGTTGGAAAGCTGTGATGCATTGCAGGAG ATCCCTTCTTGTTTGGGAAATAGTTCAACTCTTGAAATAATTGAGATGTCTAAATGTCCCAACTCTACAAGTTACAGTTACAGCAAATTCGGGAAGAGCAAATAA